A single genomic interval of Selenobaculum gibii harbors:
- a CDS encoding DUF932 domain-containing protein yields the protein MKQGKTLIELCKELERQRMARKDFIADTRSLMITTNEHGQSQLDVDLGNTNQIFNVNDLTHQQIASRLQIPLKYYQKMRLEYPSLLDENINSWFSKNGERRMLRTLDTNIRAFLSDRYRRLDNLELAEAVLPIIKEMKGAEIVSADITDTHMYIKVINKKLKAEVDVNDIVQAGIVISNSEVGLGSLKVEPLIYRLVCKNGLIVKDYAQKRYHVGKQVESEESAYEIYRDETLEADDKAFFMKVQDTVRCAVDEAKFMLSVDKLRQTKQQSTGDDPIKTVELLADKYVLNQNERGGILRHFIMAGDNSKFGLINAITRSSQDIEDYNRATELERLGGELLALPIKNQLVASAYPRTSNDINPSMKNVTPIQNKNVISIAR from the coding sequence ATGAAACAAGGAAAAACATTAATCGAATTATGCAAAGAATTAGAACGTCAACGTATGGCAAGAAAAGATTTTATTGCCGATACTCGTAGTCTTATGATTACAACAAATGAACACGGACAAAGCCAATTAGATGTAGACCTAGGAAATACAAATCAAATCTTTAATGTCAATGACCTCACCCATCAGCAAATTGCCAGCCGATTACAGATTCCATTGAAGTATTATCAGAAAATGCGACTCGAATATCCATCGCTATTAGATGAAAATATCAATAGCTGGTTTAGCAAAAACGGTGAACGCAGAATGCTCCGTACCTTAGATACGAATATTAGAGCCTTTCTATCCGACCGTTACCGTAGATTAGATAACCTAGAATTAGCCGAAGCAGTTCTGCCAATTATTAAAGAAATGAAAGGGGCAGAGATAGTTTCCGCAGATATTACTGATACTCACATGTATATCAAAGTCATTAATAAAAAGCTAAAAGCAGAAGTTGATGTAAATGACATAGTACAAGCTGGAATTGTTATCTCAAATAGTGAAGTCGGGTTAGGCAGTTTAAAAGTAGAACCATTAATTTACCGTTTAGTTTGTAAAAATGGTTTAATTGTTAAAGATTATGCCCAAAAGCGATACCATGTCGGTAAACAGGTCGAAAGTGAAGAATCCGCTTATGAAATCTATCGTGATGAAACATTAGAAGCTGATGATAAAGCTTTCTTTATGAAAGTGCAAGATACCGTAAGATGTGCTGTAGATGAAGCGAAATTTATGTTATCTGTAGATAAACTTCGTCAAACAAAACAACAATCTACAGGTGATGATCCTATTAAAACAGTAGAACTGTTAGCAGATAAATATGTACTCAATCAAAATGAACGAGGCGGAATTTTAAGGCACTTTATTATGGCAGGAGATAATTCAAAATTTGGGCTAATCAATGCAATCACAAGGTCTAGCCAAGATATAGAAGATTACAACCGTGCTACAGAGCTAGAAAGACTAGGCGGAGAACTACTTGCATTACCAATAAAGAATCAATTAGTCGCATCAGCGTATCCTAGGACGAGTAATGATATAAATCCTTCCATGAAAAATGTAACACCGATACAAAATAAAAATGTAATTTCTATTGCAAGATAA
- a CDS encoding DUF3791 domain-containing protein: MSKELPFLIYCIEEYKSQKGISGKEVIDIFSKYNISQYLYACYDALHTTGANYIVNDIDSLIEERI; encoded by the coding sequence ATGAGTAAAGAATTACCTTTTTTAATTTATTGTATAGAAGAATATAAGAGTCAAAAAGGAATATCGGGAAAAGAGGTCATAGATATATTTAGCAAATACAATATATCCCAATATCTTTATGCCTGTTATGATGCTTTGCATACTACAGGTGCAAATTATATTGTAAATGATATAGATAGTTTGATTGAAGAGAGAATCTAA
- a CDS encoding type IV secretion system protein codes for MGLLTSLLANFQTICDNGVILLMPHAQSLLILIVTLDFFFSLLLQLEQVEIHTFLITKILKYGTFAFFLESYSTLMNAIMESLIMAGSVAAGGGITIDELTNPSKIIEIGYNLSENVYSFTAAQNPDGSFIGSTIKIIAATLNGELTIAKLFPNLFFFGSSIVLIIGFYIIAWQIFMTLLEFKISAALLPILIPFASFQYTSFIATRAIGMAFAFGVKMMFLTFIISAALPLMQTWTCPENPTNVDCLRLISGVFSVALLAWKAPNMAAGFMGGAPSLTAGSALGAGMAASFATTKISQAASSTARGLANTVRGASNGLRIATAGANDSGSTMQDTGGFTASDNTSSGGGFSSPTDDSNSQVKSNFMGVGSAEKYNNLSGDNHSISEKPSSFIKSDDKKINEGRNGKPNFTSSQDTQNFNSERFLPPTKKE; via the coding sequence ATGGGCTTGCTTACTAGCTTACTAGCTAATTTTCAAACTATATGTGACAATGGGGTAATTTTGCTTATGCCTCATGCTCAAAGTTTACTTATTCTTATTGTTACGTTAGATTTTTTCTTTTCGCTATTATTACAATTAGAACAAGTAGAAATACATACGTTTTTAATAACAAAAATATTAAAGTATGGCACGTTCGCCTTTTTCCTAGAATCTTACTCAACTTTAATGAATGCCATAATGGAAAGTTTAATTATGGCTGGATCCGTGGCAGCAGGTGGAGGGATTACAATTGATGAGTTAACAAATCCATCAAAAATAATTGAGATTGGATATAACTTAAGTGAAAATGTATATTCATTTACAGCTGCCCAAAATCCAGATGGAAGTTTTATTGGGAGTACAATTAAAATAATTGCTGCAACCTTAAATGGAGAATTAACCATAGCAAAATTATTTCCTAATTTATTTTTCTTTGGAAGTAGTATTGTTTTAATTATTGGCTTTTATATTATCGCATGGCAAATATTCATGACTTTATTAGAATTTAAAATTTCAGCTGCATTATTACCAATATTAATACCTTTTGCATCATTTCAATATACGTCTTTTATTGCTACAAGGGCTATTGGAATGGCTTTTGCATTTGGTGTGAAAATGATGTTTTTAACATTTATTATTTCTGCAGCATTACCATTAATGCAAACGTGGACATGCCCTGAAAATCCAACAAATGTTGATTGTTTACGATTAATTAGTGGGGTATTTTCAGTTGCCTTATTAGCATGGAAAGCTCCTAATATGGCTGCTGGATTTATGGGAGGAGCACCATCATTGACAGCAGGATCAGCTTTAGGGGCTGGGATGGCTGCAAGTTTTGCAACAACTAAAATCTCTCAAGCTGCTTCAAGTACGGCAAGAGGTTTGGCAAATACAGTAAGAGGTGCTTCAAATGGCTTAAGAATTGCAACTGCAGGCGCCAATGACAGTGGAAGTACAATGCAAGATACAGGTGGCTTTACTGCATCAGATAATACTTCAAGTGGTGGAGGTTTTAGTTCTCCTACAGATGATTCTAATAGTCAAGTAAAAAGCAATTTCATGGGAGTAGGTTCAGCGGAAAAGTATAATAATCTTAGTGGTGACAACCATTCAATCTCCGAAAAACCATCAAGTTTTATTAAGAGTGATGATAAAAAAATAAACGAAGGAAGAAATGGAAAACCTAATTTCACATCAAGCCAGGATACCCAAAATTTTAATTCAGAAAGATTTCTCCCACCTACTAAAAAGGAGTGA
- a CDS encoding tyrosine-type recombinase/integrase — protein sequence MANKRFHGEGTVSFNPKRNNYEARFSYLDPKTGKTKRKSFSALTAREAVSRGKQWKKEVENGLLPNFEKITLWEWLKFWLDNYAKNKVREKTFAKYESCLRCYIKPSLGNMQIRKLTGVQVQHVLNELLEKGGKGEIGISTSTINATRKYLRAALDQAQKDGVVKKNVVEGTVALKNVKSEINILTFEQSNELIRVSKNFKLEYGQVPFIFIVLALETGMRFGELIGLKWDCVDLENGLIYVKRTINTSKPSLNFQDTKTAKSRRQISLMESTIRALKIYRAWQNAHKEKLGDKYHENDLVITNIFGNVLHPSNFTRRIFKPLLKKVGISESFRAHDLRHTHASQLLMSGVNPKIVQERMGHATVAMTLNTYSHLLPNLQGEAIKSLEKTINFHVKKSNEKECEIGEIQQ from the coding sequence TTGGCAAATAAACGATTTCATGGTGAGGGAACAGTATCTTTTAACCCCAAAAGAAATAATTACGAAGCACGGTTTTCCTATCTTGATCCTAAAACAGGAAAAACAAAGCGAAAAAGTTTTTCAGCACTAACCGCACGTGAAGCAGTTTCTAGAGGTAAACAATGGAAAAAAGAAGTGGAAAATGGACTTTTACCCAATTTTGAAAAAATTACTCTTTGGGAGTGGCTAAAGTTTTGGCTTGATAATTATGCGAAAAATAAAGTTAGAGAAAAAACATTTGCTAAATATGAGTCATGTCTAAGATGTTATATCAAGCCCAGCCTTGGTAATATGCAAATACGAAAATTAACAGGGGTACAGGTACAACATGTTCTAAATGAACTTCTGGAAAAAGGCGGTAAAGGTGAAATTGGAATTTCAACAAGTACGATAAACGCTACAAGAAAATATCTGCGTGCAGCACTTGATCAAGCACAAAAAGATGGTGTCGTTAAAAAGAATGTAGTGGAAGGGACTGTTGCACTTAAAAATGTAAAAAGTGAAATTAACATTTTAACTTTTGAGCAGTCGAATGAATTAATTCGAGTCTCAAAAAATTTTAAATTAGAGTATGGACAAGTACCATTTATATTTATTGTTTTAGCATTAGAAACTGGGATGAGGTTTGGTGAGCTAATAGGATTGAAATGGGATTGCGTCGATTTGGAAAATGGATTGATCTATGTGAAAAGGACAATCAATACGAGTAAGCCAAGTTTAAATTTTCAAGATACTAAAACTGCAAAATCAAGGCGACAAATTTCATTGATGGAATCTACCATTAGAGCATTAAAAATATATAGAGCTTGGCAAAATGCTCATAAAGAAAAGTTAGGAGATAAATATCATGAAAATGATTTAGTAATTACTAATATTTTTGGTAATGTACTACATCCAAGTAACTTCACAAGAAGAATTTTTAAACCTCTTTTAAAAAAGGTAGGAATTAGTGAAAGTTTTAGGGCGCATGACCTTCGTCATACGCACGCGTCTCAATTATTGATGTCGGGTGTGAATCCAAAAATCGTGCAAGAAAGAATGGGTCACGCAACCGTTGCAATGACTTTAAATACGTACTCTCATTTACTGCCCAATTTACAGGGAGAAGCTATAAAATCACTTGAAAAAACGATTAATTTTCATGTAAAAAAAAGTAATGAAAAAGAATGTGAAATTGGCGAAATACAACAATAA
- a CDS encoding DUF3990 domain-containing protein, whose protein sequence is MKLYHGSNMIVEQPRLIIQNRFLDFGFGFYTTTNKNQAISFANKVIKRRKTGNPVVNVYNFDEEKAFEHLKILKFDFANEAWLDFVSMNRAGEYNDKLYDVIVGAVADDDVYRTFALYTEGLLTKQQTLDNLKIKKLYDQVVFTTETALKYLSFEGAIKGEE, encoded by the coding sequence ATGAAACTTTATCATGGTTCTAATATGATTGTTGAACAACCTAGATTGATTATACAAAATAGATTTTTAGATTTTGGTTTTGGATTTTATACGACAACAAATAAAAATCAGGCAATCAGTTTTGCTAATAAAGTGATTAAACGGCGAAAAACTGGCAATCCTGTAGTTAATGTATATAATTTTGATGAAGAAAAAGCATTTGAGCATTTAAAAATATTAAAATTTGATTTTGCAAATGAAGCCTGGCTTGATTTTGTATCTATGAATCGAGCTGGTGAATATAACGATAAACTATACGATGTTATCGTAGGGGCAGTCGCAGATGATGATGTTTATCGAACTTTTGCATTATATACAGAGGGACTATTAACGAAACAACAAACTTTAGATAATTTGAAAATAAAAAAATTATATGATCAAGTTGTATTTACAACAGAGACAGCACTTAAATATTTATCTTTTGAAGGGGCGATTAAGGGGGAAGAATAA
- a CDS encoding ERF family protein, protein MQKIAKKLVEIMKEVSYIEKKGRNSFHNYSYATSADVLEKINQALVKHNLCSIVLTELLRMDEVTTAKGSIEHLVTVKVDVMLVDGDSGETVSFIGLGSGQDSGDKAIMKAQTAGIKYAYMMSFAIATGDDPEADSGTDESNVIHEENKGKSAKNKATTNNVVANEYLCKKCKDELTEKVYKYSLSKHGVPLCMKCQKLNNGSNVA, encoded by the coding sequence ATGCAAAAGATTGCAAAAAAACTGGTAGAAATCATGAAAGAAGTGTCCTATATAGAAAAGAAAGGAAGAAATAGTTTTCATAATTATTCGTATGCAACAAGTGCTGATGTGTTAGAAAAAATAAACCAAGCCTTAGTAAAACATAATTTATGTTCCATAGTATTAACTGAATTACTGAGAATGGATGAAGTAACAACGGCAAAAGGAAGTATTGAGCATTTAGTCACAGTAAAAGTAGACGTAATGCTGGTAGATGGGGATAGTGGGGAAACTGTTAGCTTTATAGGACTTGGCAGTGGTCAAGATTCAGGGGATAAAGCAATAATGAAAGCCCAAACAGCAGGAATTAAATATGCGTATATGATGAGCTTTGCCATTGCTACCGGCGATGATCCAGAAGCAGATAGTGGTACGGATGAATCTAATGTAATACATGAAGAAAATAAGGGGAAATCGGCAAAAAATAAAGCCACAACGAATAATGTTGTAGCTAATGAATATCTCTGCAAAAAATGTAAAGATGAGTTGACGGAGAAGGTTTATAAATATTCGCTAAGTAAGCATGGGGTACCACTTTGTATGAAATGTCAAAAATTAAATAATGGAAGTAATGTTGCATAA
- a CDS encoding helix-turn-helix domain-containing protein, whose translation MSKVTVKKNKENPFVQLYKKTLEDNRLTWKAKGVWAYLMSKPDNWIVRVEDLVNRSSNDKRDSIRTALRNLEENGYIIRTKARNEKGKYAGYDYVIFETAPETEKPSPDYPKTDYPATDNPIHNNNDCTNTDINNNNNNNNREIIMLLEKYKIEKNTIQELCSDYDATQILENIEYAEANKSGICNLSGWVVSSIRKNRQFNETEKREREKMKEKRIQVNQQLDDDTVLSDASFQNSFWQDKFKKYNNSLGRLNKMQ comes from the coding sequence ATGTCAAAAGTAACCGTAAAGAAAAATAAAGAAAATCCTTTTGTTCAGCTTTATAAAAAAACACTTGAAGATAACAGACTGACGTGGAAAGCAAAAGGAGTATGGGCTTATTTAATGTCAAAGCCTGATAATTGGATAGTCAGAGTAGAAGATTTAGTTAATCGATCGTCAAATGACAAACGTGATTCGATTCGAACAGCATTGAGAAACTTGGAAGAGAACGGATATATAATTCGAACTAAAGCAAGAAATGAAAAAGGTAAATATGCTGGGTATGATTACGTGATCTTTGAAACTGCACCAGAAACGGAAAAACCGTCGCCGGACTATCCGAAGACCGATTATCCGGCGACGGATAATCCAATACATAATAATAATGATTGTACTAATACAGATATTAATAACAACAACAACAACAACAACAGAGAAATTATTATGTTGTTGGAAAAATATAAGATAGAAAAAAATACCATACAGGAACTTTGTTCAGATTATGATGCAACACAAATTCTAGAAAACATTGAATATGCAGAAGCAAATAAATCTGGCATATGTAATTTAAGTGGATGGGTTGTTTCTTCTATTAGAAAAAATAGGCAATTTAATGAAACTGAAAAACGCGAAAGAGAAAAAATGAAAGAAAAGAGAATTCAGGTAAACCAACAATTGGACGATGATACGGTTTTAAGTGATGCGAGTTTTCAAAATTCATTCTGGCAAGATAAATTTAAAAAGTACAATAACAGTCTGGGTAGATTAAATAAAATGCAATAG
- a CDS encoding Fic family protein has protein sequence MGYKPPFSITDDMIQMLSEISEFIGHINVSNHLSTNPKLRRANRIKTIQASLAIENNSLSLDQVTAILNGKRILGAPQEIREVKNAYEAYEILLDFEPLSIEDMLKAHKILMLDLVKENGRFRSGGVGIFNGDKVVHVAPPANRVLELMQELIEWYKESKVHPLIKSCVFHYEFEFIHPFADGNGRMGRMWHTLLLSQWKEVFAWIPIETLVKERQAEYYEALGKADRDADSTVFIEFMLIIIRDVLSEMTTQEN, from the coding sequence ATGGGATATAAACCGCCATTTTCTATTACTGATGATATGATACAAATGCTCTCAGAGATTAGTGAGTTTATTGGTCACATAAATGTATCAAATCATCTATCAACAAATCCTAAACTTCGTCGTGCAAATAGAATAAAAACAATTCAAGCTTCCTTGGCGATTGAAAATAATTCACTATCGCTAGATCAAGTGACAGCAATATTAAATGGTAAACGAATATTAGGAGCACCACAAGAGATTAGGGAAGTAAAAAACGCTTATGAAGCATATGAAATATTATTAGACTTTGAGCCACTTTCTATAGAAGATATGTTAAAAGCACATAAAATTCTTATGCTTGACTTGGTTAAAGAGAATGGGAGATTTAGAAGTGGTGGTGTAGGTATTTTTAATGGTGATAAAGTCGTACATGTAGCTCCGCCGGCAAATAGAGTTCTGGAATTAATGCAGGAGCTTATTGAATGGTATAAAGAATCTAAAGTGCATCCACTCATTAAAAGTTGTGTTTTTCACTATGAATTTGAGTTTATTCATCCATTTGCTGATGGGAATGGACGAATGGGGAGAATGTGGCATACGTTGCTTTTGAGCCAATGGAAAGAAGTATTTGCTTGGATTCCCATAGAAACATTGGTAAAAGAAAGACAAGCAGAATATTATGAAGCATTAGGTAAAGCAGATCGTGATGCAGATTCTACGGTGTTTATTGAGTTTATGCTGATAATTATTAGAGATGTATTGAGTGAAATGACAACGCAGGAAAATTGA
- a CDS encoding helix-turn-helix domain-containing protein encodes MFNKDIFVKILNQLMSDNKISKQELSNIVGVSRQAISKVANGINLPTMDNLVIIANYFAISLDYLAGRNDDPQHEYYLQKAEEELLKDAPEGFEDHYKCYKARFDNKTDLQMIIKYRELKKEWNEEGIIKSIQRYNDVRKQLHRQQQINDFLENPIDQLLAPKKPAFLNQYADPEILGKVAYKMAKEYQTKKDSQSD; translated from the coding sequence ATGTTTAATAAAGATATTTTTGTTAAAATTCTAAATCAATTAATGTCCGATAATAAAATTAGTAAACAAGAATTATCAAATATTGTAGGAGTTAGCCGCCAAGCGATTAGCAAAGTGGCAAACGGCATAAACCTTCCAACAATGGACAATTTAGTTATAATAGCTAATTATTTTGCAATTTCTTTAGATTATTTAGCCGGGCGTAACGATGATCCACAACATGAATACTATCTACAGAAAGCCGAAGAAGAGTTGTTAAAAGATGCACCAGAAGGTTTTGAAGATCACTACAAGTGCTATAAAGCAAGGTTTGACAACAAAACAGATTTGCAAATGATTATTAAATATCGTGAATTGAAAAAAGAATGGAATGAAGAAGGCATTATTAAATCCATTCAACGATACAATGATGTACGGAAACAGCTTCATCGACAACAACAAATTAATGATTTTTTAGAAAACCCAATAGATCAATTATTGGCTCCTAAAAAACCTGCTTTTCTAAATCAATATGCTGACCCAGAAATTCTGGGAAAAGTCGCATATAAAATGGCTAAAGAATATCAAACAAAAAAAGATAGCCAATCAGATTAA
- a CDS encoding helix-turn-helix domain-containing protein has product MKREFFEREILKRNLTFTDLAKSVGVSRQMISSLITCQNDPSWVLAQKLAKYFEVPAEQLFTITKEEELMPTPTKKLYDVDEFRREVLNNKISKSTVYAKIKTGEIKAVKIGRKPFIPAWFVEELLTSRNI; this is encoded by the coding sequence ATGAAACGTGAATTTTTTGAACGAGAAATTTTAAAACGTAATTTAACCTTTACTGATCTAGCAAAATCAGTAGGTGTTAGTAGGCAAATGATTAGCTCTCTAATAACGTGTCAAAACGATCCATCATGGGTATTAGCACAAAAACTTGCGAAATATTTTGAAGTCCCAGCTGAACAACTTTTTACAATTACAAAGGAAGAAGAGCTAATGCCAACACCAACAAAAAAGCTTTATGATGTAGACGAATTTCGCAGGGAAGTACTTAACAACAAAATATCTAAAAGTACAGTTTATGCAAAAATCAAGACCGGCGAAATTAAAGCTGTCAAAATAGGAAGAAAGCCATTTATTCCAGCTTGGTTCGTTGAAGAACTTTTGACTTCACGGAATATTTAA